From Pelosinus fermentans DSM 17108, the proteins below share one genomic window:
- a CDS encoding DUF169 domain-containing protein, giving the protein MESRLVKELSLRYEPVAVLLSNEKPEGALQSKEGKWSCIIPLLIAAAKGKTSVFERKTTGCLGGKAGLGFGQFPNYPDGIEYFLSVGKSGLFEGEGYLKDPELGGNFVECLPITDIPYQYVIFKPLSQVEVTTEVPELIIFYVNTDQLSALTVLANYYRPGIENVMIPFSSGCQSVFLVPYAEAQKENPRAVVGLTDITVRPMVEADMLSFSVPYKMFLDLEENIEGSFLEKHLWHRVAARIEKK; this is encoded by the coding sequence ATGGAGAGTCGTTTAGTGAAAGAATTGAGCTTGCGTTATGAACCAGTAGCTGTTTTGCTTAGTAATGAAAAACCAGAAGGGGCGCTTCAAAGTAAAGAAGGAAAGTGGAGCTGTATTATTCCGTTATTGATTGCGGCAGCCAAAGGAAAAACATCTGTTTTTGAACGTAAAACCACAGGATGCCTTGGGGGCAAAGCAGGATTAGGATTTGGTCAATTTCCTAATTATCCAGATGGGATTGAATATTTTTTGTCAGTTGGTAAAAGTGGACTATTTGAGGGAGAAGGATATTTAAAAGATCCAGAGCTAGGGGGAAATTTCGTTGAGTGCTTACCAATAACTGACATTCCCTATCAGTATGTCATCTTTAAGCCTTTGTCACAAGTTGAGGTGACGACGGAAGTACCTGAGTTAATCATATTTTATGTGAATACAGATCAGTTATCGGCACTTACGGTACTTGCAAACTATTATAGACCGGGAATTGAAAATGTGATGATACCTTTTAGCTCAGGGTGTCAGTCTGTTTTTCTTGTACCCTACGCGGAAGCACAGAAGGAAAATCCAAGAGCGGTAGTGGGTTTGACGGATATTACAGTGCGCCCCATGGTCGAAGCTGACATGCTGTCATTTTCTGTTCCATATAAGATGTTTCTGGATCTAGAAGAAAATATAGAAGGAAGTTTCCTAGAGAAACACTTGTGGCACAGAGTAGCGGCGAGAATAGAAAAAAAGTAA
- a CDS encoding VWA domain-containing protein yields MMKGGCVYLLGIRSEMMRLLITGERIQVPDSMLSSQLEVEVQLQSQQLIDIACFGLDDQRKLSDDRYMIFYNQTKSPGNEICLQGTNNQAVSFVINLAKMAPTVHNLVFTATIDGEGTMSEILPSYIRFKTQGQILFSYEFTGNDFKNEKTIILSEIYYKNMWRINAVGKGFNGGLGVLLEHFGGEVSADSVSNQSDSVKKIELEKKLEKQAPRLLNLAKKAKISLEKVGLKNHDAKVALCLDISGSMSSLYKKGKIQEFAERILALATRFDDDGAIDIFLFGQNAHNVGELTVDNFSGFVDRMNKKYPLEGGTYYSKGMKLIREHYFKEAPSRKTPFPQALPVYVMFITDGATSDENKTRAQIKDSSYEPIFWQFMAIGKSKKDRKKRKELDRSQLLARTSFTFLEELDEMEGRFIDNANFFSVEDPAQIADDELYDLLLEEYPEWVKKAVKNKVLVK; encoded by the coding sequence ATGATGAAGGGAGGTTGCGTATACCTGTTGGGAATACGCTCAGAAATGATGAGACTACTCATTACTGGAGAAAGGATACAAGTACCGGATAGTATGCTGTCATCACAGTTAGAAGTCGAGGTGCAGCTGCAATCCCAGCAATTGATTGATATCGCTTGTTTTGGACTAGATGACCAACGGAAGCTATCGGATGATCGTTACATGATTTTTTATAACCAAACAAAATCCCCAGGAAATGAAATTTGTTTGCAAGGAACAAATAATCAGGCAGTAAGTTTTGTAATCAACCTAGCCAAAATGGCGCCTACAGTGCATAATTTGGTATTTACGGCAACGATTGATGGCGAAGGGACAATGTCAGAAATATTACCGAGCTATATTCGCTTTAAAACCCAGGGACAAATACTCTTTTCCTATGAGTTTACCGGTAATGATTTTAAAAATGAAAAGACAATTATCCTATCTGAAATCTATTATAAAAATATGTGGAGAATTAATGCCGTAGGAAAAGGCTTTAACGGTGGATTAGGCGTTCTCCTTGAGCACTTTGGCGGAGAAGTTTCTGCAGACTCAGTCTCCAATCAAAGTGATTCTGTAAAGAAAATCGAGTTAGAGAAAAAGTTAGAAAAGCAAGCGCCTCGATTGTTAAATTTAGCTAAAAAAGCAAAAATATCCTTAGAAAAAGTTGGATTGAAAAATCATGATGCAAAGGTTGCGCTGTGCTTGGATATTTCAGGTTCGATGAGCAGCCTATATAAGAAGGGCAAGATTCAGGAATTCGCCGAGCGAATTCTCGCGCTGGCAACGCGCTTTGATGATGATGGAGCAATTGATATTTTTTTGTTTGGCCAAAATGCACATAATGTCGGAGAATTGACAGTTGATAATTTTAGTGGATTTGTCGATCGGATGAACAAGAAATACCCATTGGAGGGAGGAACCTATTATAGCAAAGGCATGAAGCTGATTCGTGAACATTACTTCAAAGAAGCACCATCTCGCAAAACACCCTTTCCCCAAGCCTTACCAGTATATGTCATGTTTATTACAGATGGAGCGACTAGTGACGAAAATAAAACTCGTGCGCAAATAAAAGATTCCTCTTATGAGCCGATTTTTTGGCAGTTTATGGCCATCGGGAAATCCAAGAAAGATCGTAAGAAGCGGAAAGAGCTTGATAGATCCCAATTATTGGCTCGCACGAGCTTTACTTTTCTAGAAGAATTGGACGAGATGGAAGGGCGATTCATCGATAATGCGAATTTTTTCAGTGTCGAAGATCCAGCGCAGATCGCAGATGATGAACTATACGATTTACTCTTAGAAGAATACCCTGAATGGGTGAAAAAAGCTGTTAAGAACAAAGTTCTGGTCAAATAA
- a CDS encoding sulfite exporter TauE/SafE family protein gives MMSITLAIYIFIVQFMSFIIKGLVGFGNPLLSNPLMAMQLDNKVITPANLLLDTPINAWIVWKNRKAFSIKKTMPVVILIMLGVIPGTLFLKMGSPWIIKVLLGVFIIGLGIEMVIRDRSQTIKSNRVLKIIISISSGFMAGLFGINMLFLTYFERTAIDRNEFRSNVCFVFLFENVFRFFVYAVTGVFQPIVFQIFAISIPAAVLGVLVGSKIDKKVDEKIINKLVITTFILGGFSIFVKALIFKE, from the coding sequence ATGATGTCTATTACACTAGCTATTTACATCTTTATAGTACAATTTATGTCTTTTATTATCAAGGGACTAGTTGGTTTTGGAAACCCTCTTTTATCTAATCCGCTAATGGCAATGCAATTAGACAATAAGGTCATTACACCTGCGAACCTTTTACTGGATACACCGATTAATGCTTGGATTGTATGGAAAAATCGCAAAGCTTTTTCCATAAAGAAAACCATGCCTGTTGTCATTCTCATTATGTTGGGGGTCATTCCGGGCACGTTATTTTTAAAAATGGGGTCTCCGTGGATCATTAAAGTATTACTCGGTGTATTTATTATTGGGTTGGGTATAGAAATGGTCATTAGGGATCGCAGTCAAACAATAAAATCGAACAGAGTTCTAAAGATCATCATATCCATTTCCTCTGGTTTCATGGCAGGTTTGTTTGGCATTAATATGCTATTTTTAACTTATTTTGAACGAACTGCTATAGATCGAAACGAATTTCGCAGTAATGTATGCTTTGTATTTCTCTTTGAAAATGTATTTCGCTTTTTTGTCTATGCAGTAACAGGAGTATTTCAACCAATCGTTTTTCAAATTTTTGCCATATCGATACCTGCAGCAGTACTGGGAGTGCTTGTGGGCAGTAAAATTGATAAAAAAGTAGATGAAAAAATTATAAATAAGTTGGTGATTACTACTTTTATTTTGGGTGGTTTTAGTATTTTTGTTAAAGCTCTTATCTTTAAAGAGTAA
- the iolC gene encoding 5-dehydro-2-deoxygluconokinase, with protein MKHLEFDNSRKFDIVPIGRAAIDFNPVDINRTLAESTTFKKYLGGSPANIAVGLARLGKKVGFIGKVSKDRFGEFIIDYFNKEGIDTSQIYKAKNGESLGLTFTEILSPTESSILMYRNDIADLSLAVEEIDEEYIKNVKAIVVSGTALAKSPSREAVLKVLEYAKKHNTVVIFDVDYRAYSWLNKDEIAIYYSIVGKSSDLIIGSREEFDLMQGLMTKESSDEETAKRWLAYGNKIVVIKHGKDGSTAYTTDGKKYNIKPFPVKLLKSFGGGDAYASAFIYGLLEGWDMIDCLEFGSASAAMLVASHSCSEAMPTADEVKEFIRESKEKYGDMVARM; from the coding sequence ATGAAACATCTTGAATTTGATAACAGCAGAAAATTTGACATTGTACCGATAGGGAGAGCCGCAATTGACTTTAATCCTGTGGATATAAATAGAACCCTTGCCGAAAGTACAACTTTTAAAAAGTACCTAGGTGGATCGCCAGCTAATATAGCAGTAGGTTTAGCTAGATTAGGTAAAAAAGTAGGATTCATAGGAAAAGTATCAAAAGATCGATTTGGCGAATTTATTATTGATTATTTTAATAAAGAAGGAATCGATACATCACAAATTTATAAGGCAAAAAATGGTGAATCATTAGGTCTTACTTTCACGGAAATATTGAGCCCTACGGAAAGTAGCATTCTCATGTATCGAAATGACATTGCTGATTTAAGTTTAGCAGTAGAAGAAATTGATGAAGAGTATATAAAAAATGTGAAAGCAATTGTTGTATCCGGAACTGCATTGGCAAAAAGCCCTTCCAGGGAAGCCGTATTAAAGGTTTTGGAATATGCGAAGAAACACAACACCGTGGTTATTTTTGATGTTGATTATCGTGCATATTCATGGCTGAATAAAGACGAGATTGCCATTTATTATTCTATCGTTGGTAAGAGCAGTGATTTAATTATAGGATCAAGAGAAGAGTTTGATCTGATGCAAGGACTGATGACCAAAGAAAGCAGTGATGAAGAGACTGCGAAACGATGGCTTGCATATGGAAATAAAATTGTTGTGATTAAGCATGGAAAAGATGGTTCAACCGCTTACACGACAGATGGAAAAAAATATAATATTAAACCATTTCCCGTTAAACTTCTTAAATCCTTTGGCGGAGGCGACGCTTATGCATCAGCCTTTATCTATGGACTGCTGGAAGGTTGGGACATGATTGACTGTTTAGAATTTGGCAGTGCATCGGCTGCTATGTTGGTGGCAAGTCATAGCTGCTCAGAAGCAATGCCGACAGCAGATGAAGTAAAAGAATTTATCAGAGAAAGCAAGGAAAAATACGGTGACATGGTAGCAAGAATGTAG
- a CDS encoding iron-containing alcohol dehydrogenase, whose product MANVFLIPRTIITGKEALAKSASYLKRSGKKALIVTDKIMVTIGNVQKLSNILNEQNIEYEIFAEINSEPTDKMVYQGVKTYKETKCDFLIAIGGGSPIDTMKAIGAMLTNPGTLADYMGKEITTLPPTLIAIPTTAGTGSEATQFTIISDTQTEVKMLLKGAPLLPALAIVDPELTLTSPPNVTAATGIDALTHAIEAYTSKKSQPMSDTFAVSAVKRVFKNLLTAYKDGKDMEARKEMSIAALEAGIAFNNSSVTIVHGMSRPIGALFHVPHGLSNAMLLSECLKFALAGTPERFCDLARATGIYENNMSDLQGGQAFITEVEKLCAQLQVSTPEQFGVDKKKFFDQLDKMAEDALKSGSPQNTIRNVGKEDIINIYKSLWK is encoded by the coding sequence ATGGCAAATGTATTTTTAATTCCTCGTACGATTATTACGGGGAAAGAAGCATTGGCAAAATCGGCTTCTTATTTAAAAAGGTCTGGGAAAAAAGCACTTATTGTTACTGATAAAATCATGGTTACGATTGGAAATGTACAGAAATTAAGTAACATATTGAATGAACAGAATATTGAATATGAAATATTTGCAGAAATCAATAGTGAACCTACCGATAAAATGGTTTATCAAGGGGTTAAAACGTATAAAGAAACGAAATGTGATTTTCTGATCGCTATAGGCGGGGGCAGTCCGATTGATACGATGAAAGCAATTGGTGCCATGCTGACAAATCCAGGAACATTAGCCGACTATATGGGAAAAGAAATCACTACGCTGCCCCCTACGTTAATTGCCATACCAACAACGGCTGGAACTGGTTCAGAGGCGACCCAATTCACCATCATATCAGATACACAAACTGAGGTAAAAATGCTGCTAAAAGGAGCCCCCTTATTACCTGCATTAGCGATTGTAGATCCAGAGTTAACCCTTACTTCACCGCCCAACGTTACGGCAGCGACTGGCATTGATGCTTTAACTCATGCCATAGAAGCCTATACATCGAAGAAATCCCAGCCGATGTCAGATACTTTTGCAGTGTCAGCAGTTAAAAGGGTTTTTAAAAATTTGTTAACAGCATATAAAGATGGCAAGGACATGGAAGCAAGGAAAGAAATGTCCATAGCTGCACTTGAAGCTGGTATTGCTTTTAATAACTCTTCCGTAACAATCGTCCATGGAATGAGCAGGCCTATAGGAGCACTTTTTCATGTGCCTCACGGTTTATCAAATGCAATGCTGCTTTCAGAATGTTTAAAATTTGCATTGGCTGGAACTCCGGAACGGTTTTGTGATTTAGCAAGAGCAACGGGAATTTATGAAAACAATATGAGTGACTTGCAAGGCGGGCAAGCCTTTATAACAGAAGTAGAAAAATTATGCGCTCAATTGCAGGTTAGCACACCGGAACAGTTTGGCGTAGATAAGAAAAAATTCTTTGATCAGTTAGATAAGATGGCGGAAGATGCCTTAAAGAGCGGCAGCCCGCAAAATACAATAAGAAACGTTGGAAAAGAAGACATAATCAATATTTACAAATCGTTATGGAAGTAA
- a CDS encoding LL-diaminopimelate aminotransferase, protein MNKRKGLSVMENFIQRLFAERIGGSNFGNDAVLYKFEKIKRAKREACKNNPNVRLIDLGVGEPDWMAEDDVVEVLYNQAKLRENRGYTDNGIQEFKDAAVQYMENVYQVHGLNSANEVNHGIGSKSILALLPLAFINPGDITIMTVPGYPVMGTMTKGLGGEVVNLPLLAANNYLPDLDSLTLEQRRRAKLLYINYPNNPTGATATKEFFEKVVQFAKTNKIIVVSDAAYAALTFEGERPLSFLSVEGAKDVGVEIHSLSKAFNMTGWRLAFVCGNPIVIKGFATIKDDNDSGQFAAIQKAGVYCLQHPEITEKTALKYSRRHTLLVNALKRIGFSVRKPKASFYLYVAIPKRTQDGRCFVSAADFSDFLIREKLISTVPWDDAGAYIRFSVTFEAKNEEEEKKIINEITERLGEVNFAF, encoded by the coding sequence TTGAATAAAAGGAAGGGATTGAGTGTGATGGAGAATTTTATTCAGCGATTATTCGCGGAGCGAATCGGTGGAAGTAATTTTGGGAACGATGCAGTCCTATACAAATTTGAAAAAATAAAACGAGCCAAAAGAGAGGCGTGTAAAAACAATCCTAATGTGAGATTGATTGATCTTGGAGTGGGTGAACCAGATTGGATGGCAGAGGATGACGTTGTAGAAGTCCTATACAATCAAGCCAAGTTGAGAGAAAATAGAGGGTATACTGATAATGGCATCCAAGAATTTAAAGATGCTGCTGTTCAGTATATGGAGAATGTTTATCAAGTGCATGGCCTTAATTCAGCTAATGAAGTAAATCATGGAATTGGTTCCAAGTCGATTTTGGCACTTTTGCCGCTAGCTTTTATTAATCCTGGTGATATTACGATTATGACGGTGCCTGGATATCCTGTTATGGGAACGATGACGAAAGGCTTAGGGGGAGAGGTAGTCAATTTACCACTCTTAGCTGCTAACAATTATTTGCCTGATTTAGATTCCTTGACCTTAGAACAACGCCGTAGAGCGAAATTGCTCTATATTAACTATCCGAATAATCCAACCGGAGCTACAGCGACTAAAGAGTTCTTTGAAAAAGTTGTACAGTTTGCTAAAACAAACAAGATCATTGTTGTATCCGATGCTGCCTATGCAGCACTTACTTTTGAAGGAGAGCGCCCGCTTAGCTTTTTGTCTGTGGAAGGCGCTAAAGATGTGGGAGTAGAAATTCATTCCTTATCCAAGGCGTTCAATATGACGGGATGGCGACTGGCCTTTGTATGTGGCAATCCAATCGTGATTAAAGGTTTTGCAACGATCAAAGATGATAATGACTCCGGTCAGTTCGCTGCAATCCAAAAGGCAGGCGTTTATTGTTTGCAGCATCCCGAAATAACGGAAAAAACTGCTTTGAAATATTCCCGTCGACATACATTATTAGTAAATGCACTAAAACGTATCGGTTTTTCAGTCAGGAAGCCTAAAGCATCATTTTACCTGTATGTCGCCATTCCTAAACGTACTCAAGATGGAAGATGTTTTGTATCAGCAGCAGATTTTTCAGATTTTTTAATTCGGGAAAAACTAATTTCGACAGTTCCATGGGATGACGCAGGAGCATATATTCGATTTTCCGTTACTTTTGAAGCAAAGAATGAAGAGGAAGAGAAAAAGATCATTAATGAGATCACAGAGCGCTTAGGTGAAGTAAATTTTGCTTTTTAA
- a CDS encoding cyclic nucleotide-binding domain-containing protein, with product MTINQSETVTLGIATTPEEKLEIYRLRYQIYAEEMSKSFPNMDHCKKLLFDELDDWGVLLYAKSGSELIGTLRINIGLLSDFSPFWVQVLSLKRFAQFSKNNQKFAYTSKFMVSQSYRNSTVSYLLSSKSYELCCKEQVPFNFGVCTFHLLRLYEQFGFRRFGRNFVDDGYGLLAPYVLLVDDIEHLRTVRSPFFRQARKRNCLDNQALKWFNTEFIETSNIINSQLVNQEDLWMFLHARFGASPNQTIPLLQGLSEEEAIKFIHCCGIVVQCHPGDHLTFQDDTSYALNILISGNLKSLHASQPDSHVILPGQSFGANGLVHHPMHTEDIISVTDTELLVLSSLAFPKFLHSYPDIANKIIQNLELDNKARYKKR from the coding sequence ATGACAATTAATCAATCAGAAACAGTAACTTTAGGTATTGCCACGACTCCAGAGGAAAAACTAGAAATTTACCGTTTACGTTATCAAATTTATGCTGAAGAAATGTCCAAGAGTTTCCCTAATATGGATCATTGTAAAAAATTATTATTTGATGAGCTAGATGATTGGGGCGTACTCCTATACGCTAAGTCCGGATCAGAACTGATCGGCACATTAAGAATCAATATAGGGTTACTTTCAGATTTCTCCCCATTTTGGGTACAAGTTCTTTCCTTAAAAAGGTTTGCACAATTTAGCAAAAACAATCAAAAATTTGCATACACCTCAAAATTTATGGTATCACAATCTTATCGAAACTCAACTGTATCTTATTTGCTTTCATCAAAGAGTTATGAACTTTGTTGCAAAGAGCAAGTACCGTTTAATTTTGGTGTTTGCACGTTCCATTTGTTGCGACTCTACGAACAATTTGGCTTCCGCCGTTTTGGAAGAAATTTCGTTGATGATGGTTATGGCTTGCTAGCTCCTTATGTCTTATTGGTAGATGACATTGAACATTTACGAACGGTACGCTCTCCTTTTTTTCGTCAGGCACGGAAAAGAAATTGCTTGGACAATCAAGCCCTAAAATGGTTTAATACAGAATTTATCGAAACTTCAAATATAATAAACAGTCAACTAGTCAACCAAGAAGATTTATGGATGTTTTTACATGCTCGTTTTGGAGCTTCACCTAATCAAACGATCCCTCTATTACAAGGATTATCTGAAGAGGAGGCAATAAAGTTCATACATTGCTGCGGCATAGTCGTGCAATGCCATCCAGGCGATCATCTTACTTTTCAAGATGATACAAGTTATGCACTCAATATCTTGATTTCGGGCAATCTAAAATCACTACATGCATCACAGCCAGATAGTCATGTCATCTTACCCGGACAATCCTTCGGCGCAAACGGTTTAGTTCATCATCCAATGCACACGGAAGATATTATTTCAGTCACAGATACAGAATTATTGGTATTATCCAGCTTGGCTTTCCCCAAATTCCTCCATTCTTATCCCGATATTGCAAATAAAATAATACAAAACCTAGAATTGGACAATAAAGCTAGATACAAAAAACGTTAA
- a CDS encoding helix-turn-helix domain-containing protein — MKPDYISHFKNGKLPRLFSASKIDASYSVYPRILHKHEDMLEILLVRSGSGVYIVDEKRYSIQKGDIIICNCNVLHDEDPTQSKNLNTYCCTLTNVEITGFDKNCLIHKAACPVVHSNELFETMGNLMGMIYFLLASDIEQMEETCSYLAVSLVALLMQIIHKTEMEDPAKKKSTYELLGIRIKQYIDTHYDEPLTLQSISDAMRINPYYLAHVFKDTIGYSPMKYTMRRRIGEAQSLLITTRYSVTQIANIVGYDNPNHFNILFTKYVGMPPSKYRNLYTKEKNK; from the coding sequence ATGAAACCAGATTATATTTCCCATTTTAAAAATGGGAAATTGCCTCGTCTATTTTCAGCCAGCAAGATAGATGCTAGTTACAGCGTGTATCCACGTATCTTGCATAAACATGAAGACATGCTGGAAATCCTGTTAGTACGCAGTGGCAGTGGCGTATACATTGTGGATGAAAAGCGCTATTCCATTCAAAAAGGCGATATCATCATTTGCAATTGCAATGTTCTGCATGATGAGGACCCTACTCAGAGCAAAAACTTGAATACTTATTGCTGTACATTGACGAATGTAGAGATCACGGGATTTGATAAAAACTGTTTGATTCACAAAGCAGCTTGCCCGGTTGTTCACAGTAATGAATTGTTTGAAACGATGGGCAATTTGATGGGTATGATTTACTTTTTGCTGGCATCGGACATAGAGCAAATGGAAGAAACTTGCTCTTATCTTGCTGTTTCCTTAGTAGCACTGTTAATGCAAATCATCCACAAAACTGAAATGGAAGACCCGGCTAAGAAAAAAAGCACCTATGAACTGTTGGGCATTCGTATCAAGCAATATATTGACACTCATTACGATGAACCGCTTACGCTGCAATCCATCAGTGATGCAATGCGTATCAATCCATATTATCTGGCACATGTATTTAAAGATACAATCGGCTATTCTCCCATGAAATACACCATGCGCCGCCGCATTGGTGAAGCGCAGAGCCTGCTGATTACTACACGATACTCCGTTACACAGATTGCTAATATTGTTGGTTATGATAATCCAAATCATTTTAATATTCTCTTTACGAAATACGTGGGTATGCCTCCCAGCAAATATCGCAATTTATATACCAAGGAAAAAAATAAATAA
- a CDS encoding MarR family winged helix-turn-helix transcriptional regulator, translating to MLQKTVRTFQILEREQIKISGFTSSQCYILLEIYKHQSLSINEISKKMHLEISTITRIMNNLVRDDLILRKRGVSDKRVVEAVLTEKGKEIALQLQKSIENYYKDIISNLPRGHVREVMGAVELLVTALEKAKY from the coding sequence TTGCTGCAAAAGACGGTACGAACGTTTCAAATTTTGGAGAGAGAACAGATTAAAATATCTGGTTTTACCAGCTCTCAATGTTATATATTACTAGAAATATATAAACACCAGAGCCTTTCCATTAATGAAATTAGTAAAAAAATGCACCTTGAAATTAGTACAATTACTAGAATTATGAACAATTTAGTTCGGGATGACCTTATCCTTCGTAAAAGAGGGGTATCTGATAAACGAGTTGTAGAGGCAGTTCTTACAGAGAAAGGTAAAGAGATTGCGCTGCAATTGCAGAAAAGCATTGAAAATTATTATAAAGATATCATATCGAACCTGCCGCGTGGTCATGTCCGCGAAGTCATGGGGGCGGTAGAATTGCTTGTAACCGCTTTAGAAAAAGCTAAGTATTAA
- a CDS encoding MarR family winged helix-turn-helix transcriptional regulator produces MDFKLDDSLGFILNKTNTKLKNELFQRFKEYDVTPEQWAVLNCLWEQEGVTPKELADRIFKDKPNTNRILEKLQMKELIVRKLHPIDKRAYQIFLTDRGWALKKELIPKVMQLLETAAIGIEKHKILEMKKLLNQIYDNLT; encoded by the coding sequence TTGGATTTTAAATTAGATGATTCATTGGGATTTATTCTAAATAAGACAAATACAAAACTTAAGAATGAATTATTTCAGCGATTCAAAGAATATGATGTTACGCCAGAGCAATGGGCTGTTCTCAACTGTTTATGGGAACAAGAAGGTGTTACCCCTAAAGAGTTGGCAGATCGTATCTTTAAAGATAAGCCAAATACTAACCGTATTCTTGAAAAGTTGCAAATGAAAGAATTGATTGTACGAAAACTTCATCCAATCGATAAAAGAGCTTATCAAATCTTTCTGACGGATCGAGGCTGGGCATTAAAGAAGGAATTAATTCCTAAAGTTATGCAATTACTAGAGACGGCAGCAATAGGAATCGAAAAACATAAAATACTAGAAATGAAAAAACTGTTAAATCAAATATATGATAATCTTACGTAG